The Cucumis melo cultivar AY chromosome 6, USDA_Cmelo_AY_1.0, whole genome shotgun sequence genome includes a region encoding these proteins:
- the LOC103496155 gene encoding ethylene-responsive transcription factor ERF109, which translates to MNSLKRSRSTESPQSFHFSLPPPYFRPCISTDQELSVIVTALTSVVSGTASDLHYSMADGFWRQNQTPPPSFDSPASDSFSASATTSSLSSSSTDAIFSPSVFETCSVCQIEGCLGCNFFPPSSSQVNVEKKIGNKRSKKTYRGVRQRPWGKWAAEIRNPKLATRVWLGTFNTAEEAARAYDKAALEFRGPRAKLNFPFTDDSLRMMSSEREIQRTENEISRNGSNSSGNGIGNEDEIWGKIAKDEMDQWMSTLMTDHGGDSSDSASIGTWEFS; encoded by the coding sequence ATGAACTCTCTGAAGCGATCACGATCCACCGAATCCCCCCAATCCTTCCACTTCTCTCTCCCCCCCCCTTATTTCCGCCCTTGTATTTCCACCGATCAAGAGCTCTCTGTAATCGTCACTGCCTTGACCTCTGTCGTCTCTGGCACTGCTTCCGATCTCCATTACTCCATGGCCGATGGGTTTTGGCGCCAAAATCAAACTCCGCCGCCTTCCTTCGATTCCCCTGCCTCTGATTCCTTCTCTGCTTCTGCGACTACTTCTTCCCTCAGTTCTTCCAGTACCGACGCAATTTTCTCTCCCTCTGTTTTTGAAACTTGCAGCGTTTGTCAAATCGAAGGTTGTTTAGGATGCAATTTCTTTCCGCCGTCGTCGTCGCAGGTCAACGTCGAGAAGAAGATTGGAAATAAGCGGTCGAAGAAGACTTATAGAGGCGTTCGGCAGCGGCCGTGGGGGAAATGGGCGGCGGAGATCAGAAATCCGAAACTGGCGACTAGAGTTTGGTTAGGGACGTTTAATACTGCTGAAGAAGCTGCTAGGGCTTATGATAAGGCGGCTTTGGAGTTCCGAGGGCCGCGAGCGAAGCTTAATTTTCCGTTTACGGATGATTCGTTGAGAATGATGAGTTCGGAGCGGGAAATACAGAGGACGGAAAATGAAATTTCTAGAAACGGTAGCAATTCGTCGGGGAATGGAATCGGGAATGAAGACGAAATATGGGGAAAAATTGCAAAAGATGAAATGGATCAATGGATGTCGACGTTGATGACGGATCACGGTGGCGATTCGTCGGATTCCGCCAGTATTGGAACTTGGGAATTTTCTTGA
- the LOC127149874 gene encoding uncharacterized protein LOC127149874: MHPITKKKHFRSKKSNDKEERSHSKSYKKLKKEIKEVRKDLSTLTSIVCRMDDTITKQSLELYEMKQMLERLVQNQTENQGNDHTDQNDNEYVVQEQHTQQQPTEEQHTEHQEETQREHQEERGSDISIDGRDADLLMTIRDISDSLSHQIQKESDLPQMITTLPFVSQPLALCELAPMDQTVQIVNEESQLETTKKQVEMKKNDEAVTLVEKEPVTVPDKDVEEKPIKRRNLCKIANKEVQHEDEQGNPPTTSAQIISVSTTPVPDVEIREVDPYNPMWKVDPKLWKEYLQWKRSRKTTHEQRKVVSTTRKKDFFRQLEENTWVHGDTLDLLLSHLQNKMLHLKHHCKRSFRILHSSFLLGINKPDCIVWNHIFDTHLVTPDNTKAEWTDPTAHLTIWTEKDVEYYFNTAVGDYNDIPGWGDVNYVITCINIKEHWLAIAADMRKCRIYVFDSMPNYVEQKLVDEALQMPARCIASLAIAIGVNLHSDRFTYGPWPIRRSKATLQKGRSLDCGIFCAKFVECLVTASDLGCLTVPNMKLFRQQYVLELWANKYFC, translated from the exons atgcatccaatcaccaagaagaaacatttcagatcaaagaagtcgaatgacaaagaagaacgaagtcattcaaaatcctacaagaaactgaagaaggaaataaaagaagttcgtaaggatttatccacactgacttctatagtctgtaggatggatgacacaatcacaaagcagtcattggagctgtatgaaatgaagcagatgctggagagattggtccag aatcaaactgaaaatcaagggaatgatcatactgatcagaatgacaatgagtatgttgttcaagaacaacatactcaacaacaacctactgaagaacaacatactgaacatcaagaggaaacccaaag ggaacatcaagaggaacgtggtagtgatataagcatagacggtagggatgcagacttgctaatgactataagagatatatcggatagtctaagtcatcaaattcagaaagaaTCAGACCTGCCACagatgattactacccttccatttgtgagccaacctcttgcactttgtgaattggctccaatggatcaaactgtacaaattgtaaatgaagaatctcaactg gaaacaacaaaaaaacaggttgagatgaaaaaaaatgatgaagcagttactttggttgaaaaagaaccagtaactgtgcctgataaagatgtggaagaaaaaccaataaagagaagaaatctatgtaaaatagcaaataaagaggtgcaacatgaagatgaacaaggtaatccacccacaacatctgctcagatcatatcagtatctacaacacctgtcccagatgtggaaatcagagaagtagatccatataatccgatgtggaaagtggatccaaaattatggaaggaatacttgcaatggaaaagatcaagaaaaacaacccatgaacaaaggaaagtagtctccacaaccagaaagaaagactttttcagacagcttgaagaaaacacatgggtacatggagac acattggatttgctattatcccacttgcagaataaaatgttgcatctcaagcaccattgcaagcgttcttttagaatattacattcctcttttctg cttggaatcaataaaccagactgcattgtttggaaccatatttttgatactcatctggtgacaccagataatacgaaagctgaatggacagacccaacagcacacctaactatatggacagaaaaagatgtcgaatactatttcaacactgctgttggtgattacaacgacataccagggtggggagatgtcaactacgtgattacctgcatcaacataaaagaacactggttggctattgcagctgatatgagaaaatgcaggatctacgtgttcgactcaatgccaaattatgttgagcagaaacttgttgatgaagctcttcaaatgcctgcacgatgcatcgcctcactcgcgattgcaattggagtcaacctccattcagatcgtttcacatatggcccttggccaatacgcagatcgaaggccacattacagaaagggcgttcattggattgtggaattttctgtgccaaatttgttgaatgccttgtaactgctagtgaccttggttgtctaactgtgccaaacatgaaactgtttagacaacaatatgtgctggaactttgggccaataaatacttttgctaa